The following coding sequences lie in one Polluticoccus soli genomic window:
- a CDS encoding helix-turn-helix transcriptional regulator, producing the protein MPVNRNALIRYKTIDKCLRNRLRKWTLEKLIEEVSDALYEYEGIAKGISRRTIQADIQMMRSDKLGYNAPIIIIDKKYYTYDDPNYSITQIPISEQDLGRMNEAIEVLKQFKGFSHFANLGEVVNKLEDHAYATSNNIQPVIDFEKNEQLRGLEYLDVLYNAVINKKPLRITYQSFTAHQASGFPFHIWWLKEFKNRWFAVGTKNEKRNYPLTLALDRILSVQPEEGVEYVDSNGLTPDVYYKDIIGVTVSPNMRTKEVLIQVNRDNAPYVETKPLHQSQTVIEQNEDGIVIRLKVQLNYELEKEILGFGEGMTVLAPDALKGRLYHRMKTAVEKYKTEVEATRIKELKGLSLTRDV; encoded by the coding sequence ATGCCTGTAAACCGCAATGCGCTCATACGCTATAAGACCATAGATAAATGTTTGCGCAACAGGCTGAGGAAATGGACGCTGGAGAAACTGATAGAAGAGGTGTCGGATGCATTGTATGAATATGAGGGCATCGCTAAGGGTATCAGCCGGCGTACGATACAAGCAGATATACAGATGATGCGCAGCGATAAGCTGGGATACAATGCACCAATCATTATCATAGACAAGAAGTATTACACCTACGACGATCCCAACTATAGTATCACGCAGATACCTATCAGCGAGCAAGACCTTGGCAGGATGAATGAAGCCATTGAAGTGTTGAAGCAGTTCAAAGGCTTCTCGCATTTTGCTAATCTCGGCGAAGTGGTGAATAAACTGGAAGATCACGCGTATGCGACATCAAACAATATTCAACCGGTTATAGACTTTGAAAAGAATGAGCAGCTACGCGGATTGGAATATCTCGACGTGTTATACAATGCGGTCATCAACAAAAAGCCGCTGCGCATTACTTACCAGTCATTCACGGCACATCAGGCATCTGGCTTCCCATTTCACATCTGGTGGTTGAAAGAATTTAAGAACAGGTGGTTTGCTGTAGGCACGAAGAACGAAAAAAGAAATTACCCACTTACCCTGGCGCTTGATCGTATTTTATCCGTGCAGCCGGAGGAGGGCGTGGAGTATGTAGATAGTAATGGACTGACCCCGGATGTTTACTACAAGGATATTATAGGCGTGACCGTATCGCCGAATATGCGTACAAAGGAAGTATTGATACAGGTGAACCGGGATAACGCGCCCTATGTAGAAACCAAACCGCTGCACCAATCGCAAACTGTTATAGAGCAAAACGAGGATGGTATCGTTATCAGATTGAAGGTGCAACTCAACTATGAGCTAGAGAAAGAGATTTTGGGCTTTGGTGAGGGCATGACCGTGCTGGCGCCCGATGCATTAAAGGGCCGCCTGTATCATAGAATGAAGACGGCGGTTGAAAAGTATAAAACAGAGGTAGAAGCTACTCGCATAAAGGAGCTAAAAGGACTCTCTCTTACGCGGGATGTGTAG
- a CDS encoding PAS domain S-box protein → MTNEKIVIIEDNDDTYFLFRNLLKTMGYDEQKVIRCAQLHELEKIDPKEVSVVLTDLSLPDSPYRLTFKKVNDHFVYNPIIVLTGTSETEVANNILKAGAQDYLIKGEIDARVLAKSIQYAIERKRMANDYKRLFLESPVPMYIFEKDTHRFLAVNEAALRQYQYTKNEFLAMTALDIRPESEWERFYKVRQSMPDSYFDAGRWLHQRKDGKQFYVHVHAHGIEFEGKEATIVLAYDVDDHVKAERELQEKTTQIEKILGSVGDGFLTIDKDWKFTYVNPAAERMLRRKRSEMLGNNVWECFPEANGTKLQECLQQAADTKRSVHFEDYFQTLELWIEVNAYPSEDGLTVFFIDTSAQKHNEGTIEKQSEQLREIAWVQSHKVRNHITTIQGLTALFNAADPADPVNATVINGINETIKKLDEAVKDINHKAQDSAPGKTD, encoded by the coding sequence ATGACTAACGAGAAAATTGTAATAATCGAAGACAATGACGACACTTATTTTCTCTTTCGTAACCTGTTGAAGACAATGGGTTACGACGAGCAGAAAGTGATACGTTGTGCGCAACTGCACGAGCTGGAAAAGATCGATCCTAAAGAAGTTAGTGTCGTGTTAACAGACCTGAGTCTTCCCGATTCTCCGTATCGGCTCACCTTCAAAAAAGTAAACGATCATTTTGTTTATAATCCAATTATCGTTTTGACCGGCACGTCTGAAACGGAAGTAGCAAATAACATTCTTAAAGCTGGTGCACAGGATTACCTGATTAAAGGTGAAATTGATGCCCGCGTTCTGGCTAAGTCCATACAATATGCTATAGAGCGCAAAAGGATGGCGAACGATTATAAACGTTTGTTCCTGGAGAGCCCGGTGCCCATGTATATTTTTGAAAAGGACACACATCGTTTTCTTGCGGTAAACGAAGCAGCGCTGCGACAATATCAATACACGAAGAATGAATTTCTCGCAATGACAGCTCTGGACATCAGGCCCGAGAGCGAGTGGGAAAGATTCTATAAAGTAAGGCAGTCGATGCCCGATTCGTATTTTGATGCGGGCAGGTGGCTGCACCAGCGTAAAGACGGTAAACAATTTTATGTGCACGTACACGCACATGGTATTGAGTTTGAAGGGAAAGAGGCAACTATTGTGCTGGCGTACGATGTTGACGACCATGTAAAAGCCGAACGTGAACTGCAGGAGAAAACCACCCAGATAGAAAAGATATTAGGTAGTGTGGGCGACGGGTTCCTTACCATAGACAAGGACTGGAAGTTTACATACGTGAACCCGGCAGCTGAAAGAATGTTGCGACGGAAAAGAAGTGAGATGCTGGGAAATAATGTATGGGAGTGTTTCCCTGAAGCAAATGGAACTAAACTGCAGGAATGTTTACAACAGGCTGCTGATACAAAAAGAAGTGTGCACTTCGAAGACTATTTCCAGACACTGGAGCTGTGGATCGAGGTAAATGCCTATCCTTCAGAAGATGGACTGACCGTTTTCTTTATTGATACTTCTGCCCAGAAGCATAATGAGGGTACCATCGAGAAACAAAGCGAACAATTGCGTGAGATAGCTTGGGTACAGTCGCACAAGGTTCGAAATCATATTACGACGATACAAGGCTTAACAGCATTGTTCAATGCCGCTGACCCAGCCGATCCTGTGAATGCAACCGTGATAAATGGTATCAACGAAACGATCAAAAAGCTGGATGAAGCTGTAAAGGATATCAACCATAAGGCGCAAGATTCGGCGCCAGGGAAAACTGACTGA
- a CDS encoding metallophosphoesterase family protein: MMKRSTRLTLLMIICLCTIFFGCKKTFEYSPYSGETDKTYTELRTSKNIDKIIATNVENDRFKVAFLSDTHYFHDELEDAVEHINADNSISFVVICGDLSDQGMQKEYTYLYEQGLRLNKPILTVIGNHDYLANAEDIYATMFGPVNYTLDFHGYRFIFFDNVFWEKNATPDFSWLNAQASAAVTENKKPILISHIPFFGDQYDSTSREKHLQIVRNNNISLSVHGHQHTYSYTQIGDNSKCLVVPSIGKKSYCIVSFGEPQKDPVVSTVNF; encoded by the coding sequence ATGATGAAGAGATCTACGAGATTGACCTTGCTGATGATCATTTGCTTATGTACCATCTTCTTCGGCTGCAAAAAAACATTTGAGTACAGCCCGTATTCCGGAGAAACAGATAAAACGTATACCGAGCTCAGAACCAGTAAGAACATTGACAAGATCATTGCCACAAACGTGGAAAACGACCGGTTCAAAGTGGCTTTCCTGAGTGATACACATTACTTCCATGACGAACTTGAAGATGCGGTTGAACACATCAATGCCGACAACAGCATTTCTTTCGTGGTGATATGCGGCGACCTCTCTGACCAGGGCATGCAAAAAGAATACACCTATCTCTACGAACAGGGCCTGCGTCTAAACAAACCTATCCTCACCGTGATTGGCAATCACGACTACCTGGCTAATGCAGAAGACATCTACGCAACGATGTTCGGTCCCGTCAACTATACACTCGACTTTCATGGCTACCGTTTCATCTTCTTTGATAATGTCTTTTGGGAGAAGAATGCAACGCCTGATTTTAGTTGGCTGAACGCTCAGGCATCAGCAGCGGTCACCGAAAACAAGAAGCCTATACTCATCAGTCACATCCCCTTCTTTGGCGACCAGTATGATAGTACTTCAAGAGAAAAACACCTGCAGATAGTTCGTAACAACAATATTTCATTGTCCGTACACGGTCACCAACACACTTACTCATATACACAGATAGGCGACAACAGCAAATGTCTCGTAGTGCCCAGCATTGGCAAAAAAAGTTATTGTATCGTGTCCTTCGGTGAACCACAGAAAGACCCCGTAGTGTCAACCGTCAATTTTTAG
- a CDS encoding RtcB family protein, which produces MARLTLTGKELLAIGYPQSPAIAAAITVGEHYKLTQRDEVLEMLGKVAANPADYANDEQLGPVAKLLLHPENDIIKLKDALPYKVYGGEFIEQGAREQMETAMSLPVAVAGALMPDAHHGYGLPIGGVLAADNAIIPYGVGVDIGCRMCLSIYDIPESHFEANQSQYKRELIAHTKFGAGNGFHGQYKADHAILENETFKMNGFLKNLHDKAYSQLGTSGGGNHFVEWGIMELHGDDNELGIRKGKYLALLSHSGSRGLGATIANHYTKLAKELCRLPKEAAQLAYLGLDTEAGMEYWLAMNLAGDYASACHEIIHEKLTKAIGGKLLARIENHHNFAWKEEYEGREVIVHRKGATPAGKGVLGIIPGSMAAPGYLVRGRGNLDSINSASHGAGRQMSRTKAQQTFSKKELSELLKVKGITLIGGGLDEAPGAYKDIRVVMAAQTDLVDIVATFKPKMVRMADDGSRED; this is translated from the coding sequence ATGGCACGTTTAACCCTTACCGGCAAAGAACTTTTAGCGATAGGCTATCCGCAGTCACCTGCTATTGCAGCTGCAATTACAGTGGGTGAACACTACAAGCTGACCCAAAGAGACGAAGTGTTGGAAATGCTGGGCAAGGTAGCAGCCAACCCTGCCGATTACGCAAATGACGAACAACTGGGACCGGTGGCCAAGTTGCTGCTGCATCCTGAAAACGATATCATAAAACTGAAAGATGCACTTCCTTATAAAGTATACGGTGGCGAATTCATTGAACAGGGCGCCCGCGAGCAGATGGAAACAGCTATGAGTCTGCCGGTAGCTGTTGCAGGCGCCCTGATGCCTGACGCACACCACGGCTATGGCCTGCCTATCGGCGGTGTGCTGGCAGCCGACAATGCTATTATACCATACGGTGTGGGTGTAGATATCGGCTGCCGGATGTGCCTGAGCATTTATGATATACCCGAGTCACATTTCGAGGCAAATCAAAGTCAGTATAAACGCGAGCTGATAGCACATACAAAATTTGGTGCAGGCAATGGTTTTCATGGGCAGTACAAAGCAGACCATGCCATACTTGAAAATGAAACGTTCAAAATGAACGGCTTCCTGAAAAACCTGCACGACAAGGCGTACTCGCAGCTGGGTACATCTGGCGGTGGTAATCACTTCGTGGAATGGGGTATCATGGAGCTGCATGGCGATGATAATGAACTCGGCATCAGGAAAGGAAAATACCTGGCACTGTTGTCACACTCCGGTTCACGCGGGCTAGGTGCAACAATAGCCAACCACTATACTAAGTTGGCGAAAGAGTTGTGCCGCCTGCCAAAAGAAGCAGCACAGCTGGCCTACCTCGGGTTAGATACGGAAGCAGGCATGGAGTACTGGCTGGCTATGAACCTTGCAGGAGACTACGCTTCTGCATGTCATGAGATCATACACGAGAAGCTGACGAAAGCGATAGGCGGAAAATTGCTGGCACGTATTGAGAACCACCACAACTTCGCCTGGAAGGAGGAATATGAAGGTCGTGAAGTGATCGTGCACCGGAAGGGAGCTACGCCGGCAGGTAAAGGTGTACTAGGTATCATTCCAGGCTCTATGGCAGCCCCCGGCTACCTGGTGCGTGGTCGCGGTAACCTTGATTCGATCAACTCGGCATCGCACGGTGCGGGCCGGCAGATGAGTCGTACCAAAGCGCAGCAAACGTTCTCAAAGAAAGAACTGAGCGAGTTGCTGAAAGTGAAGGGCATCACGCTGATAGGCGGCGGATTGGATGAGGCTCCAGGGGCATATAAGGATATACGCGTGGTAATGGCCGCGCAGACCGACCTGGTAGATATCGTCGCGACGTTCAAACCCAAGATGGTGCGTATGGCCGATGACGGTAGCCGCGAAGACTAG
- a CDS encoding cation:proton antiporter has protein sequence MSHLPLLIQDLALILIVAGITTLLFKRLKQPVVLGYLLAGLLVSPGFSLFPTVSDPHNIRLWAEIGVIFLLFNLGLEFSFKKLMRIGGTASITALIEIAAMLAIGFSIGRALGWPLMDCIFLGGILSVASTTIIIRTFDEMNLKGKRFANLVLGVLIVEDLVAVVLMVLLSTIAASRQFAGTEMLLSVVKLIFFLLLWFIGGIFFIPSFFRWTRRLLNDETMLVVSLGLCLMMVILASKAGFSPALGAFIMGSILAETTQAERIEQLIRPVKDLFGAVFFVSVGMLINPEVLVNYAGPITIITIAFIVSKIFSVTSGALIAGQPLKTSVYAGMSMGQIGEFSFIIASLGITLKVTGDYLYPIAVAVSVLTTFSTPYMVKLALPLYTSIDRHLPSRWRKILMRYSEGTQSISAASDWQIVLRSYFFYVLLFSIMILGIIFMFSRYVAPWLAANVTNGYLGLIITAVLCLLVLSPLLWALVVRKLQPESFANLWGNKKYRGPLLFLRLIRAGLGIVYMSVLLLSFFPFYVAMIGTMFLVAVAIIFSHQIHEFYIRIEERFFFNFHHREIQEAKAARHELAPWDAHIAQFNLPVGSPVTGMNLEEMGLRERLGINIAMIKRSDYIISAPSRYEKVYPGDKLFVIGTDEQLEQFSKHIEPLNGKTPEATSPQEVVLKKMEIYPGSELIGQTIRGSGIREKTNGLIVGIERYGRRILNPDSTTEFAEGDSVWIVGDKYLISGFLRKGLP, from the coding sequence ATGTCGCACCTTCCCTTACTTATACAGGATCTTGCGCTGATACTCATTGTAGCCGGTATCACCACGCTGTTATTTAAAAGGCTGAAGCAACCCGTGGTACTGGGATACCTGTTGGCGGGATTGCTGGTGAGCCCGGGATTTAGTTTGTTCCCCACTGTTTCAGATCCGCACAATATCAGGCTGTGGGCTGAGATAGGGGTGATATTTCTCCTGTTCAACCTCGGTCTGGAATTCAGTTTCAAGAAGTTAATGCGCATAGGAGGTACTGCATCTATTACGGCGCTTATAGAGATCGCGGCAATGCTGGCCATTGGTTTTTCCATAGGTCGTGCACTGGGCTGGCCGTTAATGGATTGCATCTTCCTTGGTGGTATACTATCCGTGGCCTCAACCACCATCATTATCCGCACCTTTGATGAGATGAACCTGAAAGGCAAGCGCTTTGCTAACCTGGTATTAGGTGTGCTTATTGTTGAAGACCTCGTTGCAGTTGTGCTAATGGTATTGCTTTCAACAATTGCCGCAAGTCGCCAGTTTGCGGGCACAGAAATGTTGCTGTCGGTGGTCAAACTGATCTTCTTCCTGCTGCTCTGGTTTATTGGAGGCATTTTCTTCATACCCAGCTTCTTCCGGTGGACGCGCAGGTTACTCAACGATGAGACCATGCTGGTAGTGTCGCTCGGACTTTGCCTCATGATGGTGATACTTGCATCTAAAGCCGGTTTTTCCCCGGCACTGGGCGCGTTTATCATGGGCTCTATATTGGCAGAAACAACACAGGCTGAGCGTATTGAACAATTGATACGTCCTGTGAAGGACCTGTTTGGCGCAGTGTTCTTTGTATCGGTGGGCATGCTGATCAACCCTGAGGTGTTGGTGAACTATGCAGGGCCTATTACCATCATCACGATTGCATTCATTGTCAGCAAGATATTCAGCGTCACATCGGGCGCGCTCATTGCAGGACAGCCGCTAAAGACATCGGTATATGCAGGTATGAGCATGGGACAGATCGGGGAGTTCTCTTTTATCATAGCATCACTCGGTATCACCTTAAAGGTGACAGGCGATTATCTATATCCCATAGCCGTTGCTGTTTCTGTATTGACCACGTTTTCTACTCCCTACATGGTGAAACTGGCGCTACCGTTGTATACGTCAATAGATAGGCATTTACCTTCCCGGTGGAGAAAGATACTGATGCGTTATAGTGAGGGTACCCAATCGATTAGCGCGGCCAGCGACTGGCAGATAGTGCTGCGCAGTTATTTCTTTTATGTACTGCTGTTCTCTATCATGATACTCGGGATCATCTTTATGTTTTCGAGGTATGTAGCACCTTGGCTAGCAGCCAACGTAACGAATGGATACCTCGGATTGATCATAACCGCAGTATTGTGCCTGCTAGTGTTGTCGCCGTTGTTGTGGGCGCTGGTTGTACGTAAACTGCAGCCTGAATCGTTTGCCAATTTGTGGGGAAATAAAAAATACCGCGGTCCGTTGTTGTTCCTTCGCCTGATTCGGGCCGGTCTTGGTATTGTGTATATGAGTGTGCTGTTGCTCAGCTTTTTCCCATTTTATGTCGCAATGATCGGCACTATGTTCCTTGTGGCGGTGGCCATCATATTTTCTCACCAGATCCACGAGTTTTATATCCGGATAGAAGAGCGGTTCTTTTTCAATTTTCACCACCGCGAAATACAGGAAGCGAAGGCGGCGCGGCACGAGCTGGCGCCCTGGGATGCTCATATAGCGCAATTCAATTTGCCTGTCGGCTCACCTGTTACTGGTATGAACCTGGAGGAAATGGGGCTTAGGGAGCGATTGGGTATCAATATTGCCATGATTAAGCGGAGCGATTACATCATCTCTGCTCCCAGCAGGTATGAAAAAGTCTATCCTGGCGACAAGCTATTTGTGATAGGTACTGACGAGCAACTGGAGCAGTTCAGCAAACACATAGAACCGTTGAACGGCAAAACTCCCGAAGCAACGTCGCCACAAGAGGTAGTGCTTAAGAAAATGGAGATATACCCTGGGTCCGAGCTGATTGGTCAAACCATACGTGGAAGTGGTATCCGCGAAAAGACAAATGGGTTGATCGTTGGAATTGAACGTTATGGGCGCAGGATACTTAATCCTGATTCCACTACGGAGTTTGCCGAAGGCGATAGCGTTTGGATAGTGGGAGATAAATACCTCATATCGGGCTTTCTTCGCAAAGGCCTGCCTTGA
- the pckA gene encoding phosphoenolpyruvate carboxykinase (ATP) has product MQEFGKKNPSANLADLGLNVGIAHWNLSPEELVQKTLDLGQGTLNDTGALCVSTGKFTGRSPKDKFTVKDANTEKSVDWGDVNIPFSSEAFDKLYDKVCAYFSNKEVWVRDAYACADPKFRLNLRVVNETPWANLFCNDLFLRPTAQEVESQNPEWLILQAPGFQADPAVDGTRQANFTIVNFTRKIILIGGSAYTGEMKKGIFGVLNYVLPHEHKVLSMHCSANEGKDGDVALFFGLSGTGKTTLSADPNRALIGDDEHGWADGSVFNFEGGCYAKVIDLSAEKEPQIYAAIKPNAILENIKFVGDTKTVDYADGSITENTRAAYPIYHIPNAKEPSFGGDPKNIFFLTCDAFGILPPISKLTKAQAMYHFISGYTAKVAGTEVGVTEPQTTFSACFGRVFLPLHPTKYAELLGKKLEEQPNVNVWLINTGWSGGSYGVGSRMSLKYTRAMITAAMNGELNNVQYEAHPVFGVLTPQSCPNVPAEILNPRDTWADKEAYDKKANELAQLFVKNFDKYAAQANEEIRSAAPTVMVGAE; this is encoded by the coding sequence ATGCAGGAATTTGGTAAGAAAAACCCATCAGCTAATCTGGCTGATCTGGGTCTGAATGTTGGAATTGCTCACTGGAACCTTTCTCCCGAAGAACTGGTACAAAAAACCTTAGATCTTGGCCAGGGCACTTTGAATGATACCGGCGCCCTCTGCGTAAGCACTGGTAAATTCACAGGCCGTTCTCCTAAAGACAAGTTCACAGTGAAGGATGCAAACACTGAAAAAAGTGTTGATTGGGGTGATGTGAACATTCCTTTTTCTTCTGAAGCTTTCGACAAATTATACGACAAAGTTTGCGCTTATTTCAGCAACAAAGAAGTTTGGGTACGCGATGCTTATGCTTGCGCTGATCCTAAATTCCGCCTGAACCTGCGCGTGGTAAACGAAACACCATGGGCTAACCTGTTCTGTAACGACCTGTTCCTGCGTCCTACAGCTCAAGAGGTAGAGTCTCAAAATCCTGAGTGGCTGATCCTGCAGGCTCCTGGCTTCCAGGCTGATCCTGCTGTTGACGGTACACGCCAGGCTAACTTTACTATCGTAAACTTCACTCGTAAGATCATCCTGATCGGCGGTTCTGCTTACACCGGCGAAATGAAGAAAGGTATCTTTGGCGTACTGAACTATGTGCTTCCACACGAGCACAAAGTACTGAGCATGCACTGCTCTGCTAACGAAGGTAAAGATGGCGATGTAGCGCTGTTCTTCGGCCTGTCTGGTACAGGTAAAACTACCCTGAGCGCTGATCCTAACCGCGCACTGATCGGTGACGATGAGCATGGCTGGGCTGATGGTTCTGTATTCAACTTCGAAGGTGGTTGCTATGCAAAAGTTATCGACCTGAGCGCTGAAAAAGAGCCTCAGATATACGCTGCTATCAAACCAAATGCTATCCTCGAGAACATCAAGTTCGTAGGCGATACAAAAACTGTAGATTATGCTGACGGTAGCATCACTGAGAACACTCGTGCTGCTTACCCGATCTACCACATACCAAACGCGAAAGAACCTTCTTTCGGTGGCGATCCTAAAAACATCTTCTTCCTGACCTGCGATGCCTTCGGTATCCTGCCTCCAATCAGCAAGCTGACAAAGGCACAGGCTATGTACCACTTCATCAGCGGTTATACTGCAAAAGTTGCCGGTACTGAAGTTGGTGTTACTGAACCTCAAACAACTTTCTCTGCATGCTTTGGCCGCGTGTTCCTGCCGCTGCACCCAACTAAGTATGCTGAGCTGCTGGGTAAAAAACTGGAAGAGCAACCAAACGTAAACGTATGGCTGATCAACACAGGCTGGAGCGGTGGTTCTTACGGTGTAGGTAGCCGTATGAGCCTGAAATACACTCGCGCTATGATCACTGCAGCGATGAACGGCGAACTGAACAACGTACAATACGAAGCACACCCTGTGTTCGGTGTATTGACTCCGCAGTCTTGCCCTAACGTTCCTGCTGAGATCCTGAACCCACGCGACACATGGGCTGACAAAGAAGCTTACGATAAGAAAGCTAACGAGCTGGCTCAGTTGTTCGTGAAGAACTTCGATAAATATGCTGCACAAGCTAACGAAGAGATCCGCTCTGCTGCTCCTACAGTAATGGTAGGCGCTGAGTAA
- a CDS encoding slipin family protein — MLTVKIKAYTKGLVYKNNKYIRMLDEGRHWLNFNEDVIVYDMHRPFAPADDLSIYLNDSLLADALEVVDVKDNEIALKFENGLFKAVLPAGRYAFWKGMKELSFIKADVSKYEITEPIDRLILARPELLPYLRIYTVESYEQGLLFVDGKFASELKPGIYYFWKNPIVLTVYKADIRQLQLEMNGQEILTKDKASLRINFTVQYKITNVVKASENKEYEKQLYTLMQLALRELVAGYTLDELLDKRDAVSKTILDNVQDSVLVLGVVVLNCGIRDIILPGDVKDIMNQVLIAEKNAQANIIMRREETASTRSLLNTARLMEDNEMLFKLKEMEYVEKIADKINTLSVTGSGDLVGQLKEIFVPAKK; from the coding sequence ATGTTGACTGTAAAGATCAAAGCGTACACAAAAGGCTTGGTGTACAAAAACAACAAATACATACGGATGCTGGACGAAGGACGGCATTGGTTAAATTTCAACGAAGACGTAATTGTCTACGATATGCATCGGCCATTCGCGCCTGCGGATGATCTCAGCATCTATCTAAATGACTCACTGCTGGCAGATGCACTAGAGGTGGTAGATGTGAAGGACAACGAGATAGCTCTGAAATTCGAGAATGGCTTGTTCAAAGCCGTGTTGCCAGCTGGCAGATATGCTTTCTGGAAAGGAATGAAAGAACTCTCCTTCATTAAAGCAGATGTTAGCAAGTATGAAATAACAGAGCCAATAGACAGGCTGATACTTGCACGGCCTGAGCTGTTGCCTTACCTGCGGATATACACCGTAGAGAGCTATGAGCAGGGCTTGTTGTTTGTGGACGGGAAGTTTGCCTCAGAACTGAAGCCTGGCATTTACTACTTCTGGAAGAACCCAATAGTGTTGACCGTATACAAAGCGGACATCCGGCAATTGCAACTGGAAATGAATGGCCAGGAGATATTGACGAAGGATAAAGCAAGCCTGCGGATCAACTTCACCGTACAATACAAGATCACCAACGTTGTAAAAGCATCGGAGAACAAAGAGTACGAAAAGCAATTGTACACCTTGATGCAGCTGGCCCTTCGGGAGCTGGTAGCCGGATACACGCTGGATGAACTGCTGGATAAAAGAGACGCAGTATCCAAAACGATACTGGACAATGTGCAGGATAGTGTGCTGGTTCTTGGAGTAGTGGTGTTGAACTGCGGCATAAGAGATATCATACTGCCGGGTGATGTAAAAGACATCATGAACCAGGTGTTGATAGCGGAGAAGAACGCGCAGGCGAACATCATCATGCGGCGGGAAGAAACAGCCAGCACAAGAAGCTTGCTAAACACTGCGCGGCTGATGGAAGACAACGAGATGTTGTTTAAGCTGAAGGAAATGGAATACGTCGAAAAGATAGCTGATAAGATCAATACACTTTCCGTAACAGGCAGTGGTGATCTTGTAGGACAGCTTAAAGAAATATTCGTTCCAGCAAAAAAATAA
- a CDS encoding T9SS type A sorting domain-containing protein produces the protein MYSKLCSAIFLSFIALLNTPVSLAQCNPTSLLSATTVPPGTGAQLSWSAIAGATSYQVFIAPKPATLPPPSSAGTLAYTNGFYAGSLTPHTTYDVCIRTVCSSGVSTWYCDTFRTEPTLPCYDPTSVSAYTSGPHGIAASWSLGSFSDSSEYKVVLWPDKPGSSATGTPTNKTAVAVYGVPSLATHNFCVRSICDFATTPYSNWVCDTTSTSRVLAVSEIDNDAINIYPNPTTNKIYIEAGQDAINEISLADPYGKVLLHSSLHAKERKEIDLAPYARGVYLLTYETPNGTISRKIQKL, from the coding sequence ATGTATAGTAAACTCTGCTCTGCTATTTTTCTGTCGTTTATTGCCTTGCTCAACACGCCTGTTTCATTGGCACAATGTAATCCAACTAGTTTGCTATCTGCAACTACAGTCCCACCGGGAACAGGTGCTCAGCTAAGCTGGTCCGCTATAGCAGGGGCAACCTCTTACCAGGTATTTATCGCACCTAAACCTGCGACATTGCCTCCACCTTCAAGCGCGGGAACACTCGCTTACACCAATGGCTTCTATGCCGGATCACTTACACCGCATACCACCTACGATGTTTGCATTCGTACTGTATGTAGCAGCGGGGTCTCTACATGGTACTGCGACACTTTTAGAACTGAGCCCACACTACCCTGCTATGACCCAACCTCCGTGAGTGCTTATACAAGCGGCCCACACGGCATTGCGGCCTCCTGGAGCCTGGGAAGCTTTTCCGACTCGTCTGAGTACAAAGTTGTACTATGGCCCGACAAACCCGGTTCAAGCGCTACTGGCACACCAACCAATAAAACTGCTGTTGCGGTGTACGGTGTTCCATCTCTTGCCACTCATAATTTCTGCGTCAGGAGTATATGCGACTTCGCCACCACCCCATATTCTAACTGGGTATGCGATACGACGTCCACGTCCAGGGTATTGGCAGTATCGGAAATCGATAACGACGCGATAAATATCTACCCCAATCCCACAACTAACAAGATCTATATAGAAGCAGGACAGGATGCCATCAATGAAATATCACTCGCAGACCCTTATGGCAAGGTGCTGCTACACTCTTCTCTGCACGCCAAAGAGCGCAAAGAGATTGATCTGGCACCCTATGCCCGTGGCGTATACTTACTGACATACGAAACTCCCAACGGAACAATAAGCCGCAAGATTCAAAAACTATAG